From the genome of Primulina eburnea isolate SZY01 chromosome 12, ASM2296580v1, whole genome shotgun sequence, one region includes:
- the LOC140807714 gene encoding glutamate dehydrogenase A-like, translating to MNALAATNRNFKQAARILGLDSKIERSLLIPFREIKVECTIPKDDGTLASYVGFRVQHDNARGPMKGGIRYHPEVDPDEVNALAQLMTWKTAVADIPYGGAKGGIGCTPKDLSKSELERLTRVFTQKIHDLIGVNTDVPAPDMGTNAQTMAWILDEYSKFHGYSPAVVTGKPVDLGGSLGREAATGRGVVYAMEALLAEHGKSIKGLTFAVQGFGNVGSWAAKLIHEKGGKVVAVSDITGAVRNRNGIDILALLEHKEATGQLTDFNGADAMDANELLTHECDVLIPCALGGVLNRENAGDVQAKFIIEAANHPTDPEADEILSKKGVIILPDIYANAGGVTVSYFEWVQNIQGFMWDEEKVNDELRRYMTKAFHNIKGLCKSHDCNLRMGAFTLGVNRVARATLLRGWEA from the exons ATGAATGCTCTTGCTGCTACCAACCGCAATTTCAAGCAGGCGGCTCGTATTCTTGGTTTGGACTCCAAGATTGAGAGGAGTCTTTTGATCCCATTTAGAGAAATTAAG GTGGAGTGTACGATTCCGAAAGATGATGGAACACTGGCGTCTTACGTTGGATTTCGAGTGCAGCATGACAATGCTCGGGGGCCCATGAAGGGGGGAATCAGATATCATCCGGAG GTTGATCCAGATGAGGTGAATGCTCTTGCTCAATTGATGACTTGGAAGACTGCTGTAGCAGATATTCCTTATGGTGGAGCGAAGGGTGGGATAGGGTGTACACCAAAAGATTTAAGCAAGAGCGAGTTGGAGCGGCTTACCCGTGTCTTCACCCAAAAAATTCATGATCTTATTGGAGTTAACACCGATGTCCCGGCACCAGATATGGGCACTAATGCTCAG ACAATGGCTTGGATTTTGGATGAATACTCGAAATTCCATGGTTACTCTCCTGCTGTTGTTACAGGAAAACCAGTC GATCTAGGTGGTTCACTGGGTAGAGAGGCAGCAACAGGGCGTGGTGTTGTTTATGCCATGGAAGCATTACTTGCTGAACATGGAAAGTCGATAAAAGGTTTAACATTCGCCGTTCAG GGATTTGGAAATGTTGGATCATGGGCCGCGAAGCTCATACATGAAAAGGGTGGAAAGGTCGTTGCCGTGAGTGACATAACTGGAGCAGTAAGGAATCGTAACGGAATCGATATACTAGCTTTGCTTGAGCACAAAGAAGCAACAGGACAACTGACTGATTTCAATGGAGCAGATGCAATGGACGCGAATGAATTGTTAACTCATGAATGTGATGTTCTCATACCGTGTGCTCTGGGTGGAGTTCTGAACAG AGAAAATGCTGGAGATGTTCAAGCCAAGTTCATCATTGAAGCCGCGAATCATCCAACTGACCCGGAGGCTGACGAG ATTTTGTCCAAAAAAGGAGTTATAATACTTCCTGACATATACGCAAATGCGGGAGGAGTGACCGTTAGTTATTTCGAGTGGGTTCAG AACATTCAAGGGTTTATGTGGGATGAGGAAAAGGTGAATGATGAACTCAGGAGGTACATGACAAAAGCCTTCCATAACATCAAAGGATTATGCAAGTCTCACGATTGCAACCTTCGTATGGGTGCTTTCACGCTCGGTGTGAATCGTGTTGCACGTGCTACTCTGCTCCGTGGGTGGGAAGCCTAA
- the LOC140807585 gene encoding pectinesterase 2-like encodes MAGIMACMQLVILLLFLPFVRSSDTTVIPADKSQLSSWFNQNVGPASVRKGSLEPALEAAEAGAKVIKVRTDGSGDFKTVNDAIKSIPTGNKDRVILWIGPGNYTEKIKIDRYKPFITFYGDSNNMPSLIYDGTAAEYGTVDSATLIVESDYFSAVNVKIVNSAPRPDGVRKGAQAVALRIGGDKASFYNCKIYGFQDTLCDDKGKHFFKDCYIEGTVDFIFGSGRSLYLNTETYVIPGDGMAMITAQARTKVDESNGYVFAHCKVTGTGNHAYLGRAWMPYARVVYAYSEFSDAVNPEGWSNNLNAQNNKTVYFGEYNNKGPGSAQGKRAGFTKKLNDAEAKQFITLGFIEGSKWLLPPTKL; translated from the exons ATGGCTGGAATAATGGCATGCATGCAACTTGTAATCCTCCTCCTCTTCCTACCCTTTGTTCGTTCCTCTGACACAACAGTTATCCCCGCCGACAAGTCCCAGTTAAGCAGCTGGTTCAATCAAAACGTTGGCCCTGCATCTGTCCGAAAAGGGTCTCTAGAGCCGGCCCTCGAAGCTGCCGAAGCCGGAGCCAAGGTGATCAAAGTCAGAACCGACGGCAGTGGAGATTTCAAGACTGTGAATGATGCGATAAAGAGCATACCGACAGGCAACAAAGATCGTGTTATTTTGTGGATTGGACCTGGAAATTACACAGAAAAGATAAAAATTGACAGGTACAAGCCGTTCATTACGTTCTACGGGGACTCGAACAATATGCCGAGTTTGATATACGACGGAACCGCAGCAGAGTATGGAACTGTGGATAGTGCAACTTTGATCGTCGAATCGGATTATTTCAGCGCAGTTAATGTGAAAATTGTG AATTCTGCCCCGAGGCCAGACGGAGTCCGGAAGGGGGCGCAGGCGGTGGCTCTGAGGATCGGCGGAGACAAAGCTTCGTTCTATAATTGCAAGATATATGGGTTTCAAGATACTCTTTGCGATGACAAAGGAAAGCATTTCTTCAAGGACTGCTATATTGAAGGCACTGTTGATTTCATTTTTGGCAGTGGAAGATCCCTATATTTG AACACGGAGACATATGTAATTCCCGGGGATGGAATGGCGATGATCACGGCGCAGGCAAGGACCAAAGTAGACGAGAGCAATGGGTATGTGTTCGCGCATTGCAAGGTGACGGGCACAGGCAATCACGCGTACCTCGGCAGGGCATGGATGCCTTATGCTAGGGTGGTGTATGCTTACTCCGAATTTAGTGATGCTGTCAATCCCGAAGGATGGTCCAACAATCTTAATGCACAAAATAACAA GACTGTGTATTTTggagaatataacaataaaggCCCAGGATCAGCTCAAGGAAAAAGGGCAGGATTCACCAAGAAACTGAATGATGCAGAGGCTAAACAATTCATCACTCTTGGTTTTATTGAAGGCTCTAAGTGGCTCCTTCCTCCTACCAAACTGTAA
- the LOC140807229 gene encoding superoxide dismutase [Fe], chloroplastic-like, producing MAATAATATNIPLSCGLFSSQGFFGSTRGIQTRKSEKLNVRGAAGGVIKAIIELKPPPYPLDALEPHMSRETFEYHWGKHHRAYVDNLNKQIVGTELDGKTLEEIIIDTYNKGDFLPPFNNAAQAWNHEFFWGSMKRGGGGEPSGELLDLINRDFGSFDAFVKEFKAAAATQFGSGWAWLVYKANRLDVGNAVNPRPSDEDKKLVVVKSPNAVNPLVWDYSPLLTLDVWEHAYYLDFQNRRPDYISIFLEKLVSWEAVSSRLETAKAQAAEREREELKKRENEETDRPRSEATEVYLESDADAAEVE from the exons ATGGCTGCGACTGCGGCAACAGCCACTAATATTCCACTGAGTTGCGGGTTATTTTCCTCCCAAG GATTTTTTGGGTCGACTCGCGGCATCCAAACGAGGAAGAGTGAG AAATTGAATGTAAGAGGAGCTGCTGGCGGTGTGATAAAGGCCATAATTGAACTTAAGCCACCACCTTACCCGTTG GATGCTTTGGAACCTCATATGAGCCGCGAAACATTTGAATACCATTGGGGAAAACATCACAGGGCTTACGTGGATAACCTCAATAAGCAAATAGTTGGTACCGAACTTGATGGCAAAACATTAGAGGAAATAATAATCGATACATACAACAAGGGTGACTTCCTCCCACCCTTCAATAATGCTGCCCAg GCGTGGAATCATGAATTCTTCTGGGGGTCCATGAAACGAGGTGGTGGAGGTGAGCCATCTGGAGAACTTCTGGATTTAATTAATAGAGACTTTGGTTCTTTTGATGCATTTGTCAAAGAATTCAAGGCAGCTGCAGCAACTCAATTTGGTTCTGGTTGGGCTTGGCTCGTGT ACAAAGCAAATAGACTTGACGTAGGAAatgcggtgaatccccgaccaTCAGATGAAGATAAAAAGCTTGTGGTTGTGAAGAGTCCAAATGCTGTAAATCCTCTAGTATGGGATTACTCT CCGCTGCTTACTCTAGACGTTTGGGAG CACGCATACTACCTCGACTTTCAG AACCGACGTCCGGATTACATATCCATCTTCCTGGAGAAGCTCGTCTCTTGGGAAGCGGTTAGTTCGAGGCTTGAAACAGCCAAAGCTCAAGCTGCTGAGAGGGAAAGAGAGGAgttaaagaaaagagaaaacgaAGAGACGGATAGACCACGTTCAGAGGCGACTGAAGTGTACTTGGAAAGTGATGCAGATGCTGCTGAGGTTGAGTGA